One stretch of Oryzias latipes chromosome 7, ASM223467v1 DNA includes these proteins:
- the LOC101162927 gene encoding zinc finger protein Xfin produces MDGVSWSPPRSQESFSRSASAANTLSKLASFLARADPKQQQRQQPAQLYFCQECGKGFSHAAGLLQHQESKHTLPKPHRCPSCGQEFSLRSSLQLHQCSRSSTCCERCSASPQLGSLCHACTTWTVNRNRLPDKALHRQPDLLDSTPYACAPCGRGFSQKQALLHHQQAGCSEPSSPSNVVDASSLPDDSPPASEGGSSRSDYSDTPGPSSRDVIACSFCSRTFRSEAAMRRHKENNHADQDQRRLRSRAAKESKGLIVSRESQLRPREKLLSCRSCDRVFRSTSKLYVHRKEKHSREKTAQKEQRPAISKRRKPDTYPCQICNKVFFQHVSLRAHYRQHAAKRGSAPAQASKERKPLEDKPNAIKPSLLDRRTVRAGAGRPVQEPTATVSELQVQVCAAEQEEGEFPCPSCAEVFSLQRQLKEHVKLHQSSVRRRQCSVCTNNMDTCKGPGSKRHRLYHCVPCQQGFSVLECFLQHCQEHLRVRVEEDRESEALAQQASKA; encoded by the coding sequence ATGGACGGAGTCAGCTGGAGCCCCCCTAGATCTCAGGAGTCGTTCAGCCGCTCCGCTTCGGCAGCAAACACACTCTCCAAGCTGGCCAGCTTCCTCGCCCGCGCTGacccaaagcagcagcagcggcagcagcctGCTCAGCTGTACTTTTGTCAAGAGTGTGGAAAGGGTTTCTCGCACGCAGCGGGTCTGCTGCAGCATCAGGAGTCGAAGCACACGCTACCTAAGCCCCACCGCTGTCCGTCGTGTGGGCAGGAATTCTCCCTGAGGTCCTCTCTGCAGCTGCATCAGTGCAGccgcagctccacctgctgtgAACGTTGTAGTGCCTCCCCTCAGCTCGGTTCTCTGTGCCATGCATGCACAACTTGGACTGTGAACCGGAACAGGCTGCCGGACAAAGCGCTCCACCGGCAGCCCGACCTGCTGGACAGCACGCCGTACGCTTGTGCACCCTGTGGGAGAGGCTTCAGCCAGAAGCAGGCGCTGCTGCACCATCAGCAGGCCGGCTGCAGCGAGCCGTCATCACCATCAAACGTGGTTGATGCCAGCAGCCTTCCGGATGACTCTCCACCAGCTTCTGAGGGGGGCTCCAGTCGCTCCGATTACTCAGACACACCGGGGCCAAGCAGCAGAGATGTTATCGCCTGCAGCTTCTGTTCCAGAACATTCCGCTCTGAGGCTGCGATGCGGCGCCACAAAGAGAACAACCACGCAGACCAGGATCAGAGGAGATTAAGGAGTAGAGCTGCTAAAGAGTCCAAGGGTCTCATCGTTTCTAGAGAATCGCAGCTGAGACCCAGAGAGAAGCTGCTGAGCTGCCGTTCTTGTGACAGGGTTTTCAGGAGCACCTCCAAACTGTACGTGCACAGAAAAGAGAAGCACAGCAGAGAGAAAACCGCCCAGAAAGAGCAGAGGCCAGCCATCAGCAAGCGCCGGAAACCGGACACGTATCCCTGTCAGATCTGCAACAAAGTTTTCTTCCAGCATGTGTCATTGCGCGCTCATTACAGGCAGCATGCGGCAAAACGAGGCTCGGCGCCCGCTCAGGCCTCCAAAGAGCGAAAGCCTTTAGAAGACAAACCAAACGCAATAAAGCCCAGCCTCCTGGACCGTAGGACGGTCAGAGCCGGCGCTGGACGGCCCGTGCAGGAGCCCACGGCGACCGTCTCTGAGCTGCAGGTACAGGTGTGTGCAGCGGAGCAGGAGGAAGGGGAGTTCCCCTGCCCCTCCTGTGCCGAGGTGTTCTCCCTGCAGCGGCAGCTGAAAGAGCACGTGAAGCTGCACCAGTCCTCCGTTAGGAGGCGCCAGTGCAGCGTGTGCACCAACAACATGGACACCTGCAAGGGGCCGGGCTCCAAGAGGCACAGGCTGTACCACTGCGTGCCCTGCCAGCAGGGCTTCTCCGTGCTGGAGTGCTTCCTCCAACACTGTCAGGAGCACCTGCGGGTCCGGGTGGAGGAGGACCGAGAGT